In Thermococcus sp., a genomic segment contains:
- a CDS encoding transglutaminase domain-containing protein, which produces MVMRKLIPLLLILIVVVSGCLFKPPAEVRFSVDKTLVRPGGTIHVMILVNNTGKVGLTGATLVLGDDSFQILQEPKFPEVLPVGDAVQLVWILRAPMKPGVYNLKLSLELTDELKRSWTGFYGQFRITVSSEAGPSDDVEISVEAPSVISGGETADITVVIKNKLDVPIELRDLSFNLFNGMKIVSANALPATVDGNGEVRVSYTVKAPYAYREGYISAILRYAISGAEGSTVKSFPMKVVWRPWNQSREVLKEAYGLKYHWVTDEYIVDGYWMELYNSTSEFNRTELRNIALKVIGDAESESQAAEAIYGWMMRTYSLGDTTSSLEPSKILQQDRISYAEAQILITAMLRSVDIPARIITLSNGTDCTLRPMTEFYTADGWYIVDVRHGFVGSIDEYIASPYFPKIYQLVTRDGYRVVAQAPATLKGHEHVDVTGDFLANLEDRLLKMVTERLNPELRSKLMIVMNNLDENERLYALFLFASAPSEDDLNRVLSEYSTGKIEQDVKTMYEFYKNMTWRDDFTRYWKIFAGEV; this is translated from the coding sequence ATGGTCATGAGAAAGCTAATCCCTCTCCTGCTGATTCTCATCGTGGTAGTTTCGGGCTGCCTCTTCAAACCACCGGCCGAGGTCAGGTTCTCCGTCGACAAGACGCTTGTACGGCCGGGCGGAACGATTCACGTGATGATACTCGTCAATAACACCGGCAAGGTTGGCCTCACCGGTGCGACACTTGTTCTGGGCGACGACAGCTTTCAGATACTCCAGGAGCCGAAGTTTCCGGAGGTACTACCCGTAGGTGATGCGGTGCAGCTCGTCTGGATTCTAAGGGCACCGATGAAGCCCGGAGTCTACAACCTGAAGCTGTCTCTTGAGCTCACCGATGAGCTCAAACGCTCCTGGACTGGATTTTACGGGCAGTTCAGGATAACGGTGTCGAGCGAAGCCGGGCCCTCTGATGATGTCGAGATCAGCGTGGAGGCGCCCAGTGTGATCAGCGGCGGGGAAACCGCCGATATAACCGTGGTCATCAAAAACAAGCTCGACGTCCCGATAGAGCTCCGCGACCTCAGCTTCAACCTGTTCAACGGTATGAAGATCGTAAGCGCCAACGCCCTCCCAGCAACGGTCGACGGAAATGGGGAGGTCAGGGTGAGCTACACTGTAAAGGCACCCTACGCCTACCGCGAGGGGTACATCTCGGCCATCCTCAGGTACGCGATAAGCGGCGCCGAGGGCAGCACCGTCAAGAGCTTTCCAATGAAGGTAGTGTGGAGGCCCTGGAACCAGAGCAGGGAAGTCCTCAAGGAGGCCTACGGTCTGAAGTACCACTGGGTAACCGACGAGTACATAGTTGACGGCTACTGGATGGAGCTCTACAACTCGACGTCGGAGTTCAACAGGACGGAGCTCAGAAACATTGCACTGAAGGTAATCGGGGATGCAGAGTCGGAGTCCCAGGCCGCGGAGGCAATATACGGCTGGATGATGAGGACATATTCCCTGGGCGACACGACGTCCAGCCTTGAGCCCTCAAAGATACTTCAGCAGGACAGGATAAGCTACGCCGAGGCACAAATACTGATCACCGCCATGCTCCGCTCGGTGGACATCCCGGCGAGGATAATAACGCTCTCAAACGGAACAGACTGCACCCTCAGACCCATGACGGAGTTCTACACCGCCGACGGATGGTACATAGTGGACGTGAGGCACGGGTTCGTCGGGTCGATTGACGAGTACATCGCCAGCCCGTACTTCCCGAAGATATATCAGCTCGTGACCCGCGACGGATACAGGGTGGTCGCCCAGGCACCGGCCACCCTGAAAGGACACGAACACGTCGATGTTACCGGAGATTTCCTCGCGAACTTGGAGGACAGACTCCTCAAGATGGTGACTGAAAGGCTCAACCCAGAGCTCCGCTCGAAGCTTATGATAGTCATGAACAACCTCGACGAGAACGAGAGGCTCTACGCCCTCTTCCTCTTTGCCTCGGCGCCCAGTGAAGATGACCTGAACAGGGTGCTGAGCGAGTACAGCACGGGCAAGATAGAGCAAGACGTAAAAACCATGTACGAGTTCTACAAGAACATGACCTGGAGGGACGACTTCACCAGGTACTGGAAGATATTTGCGGGGGAGGTGTGA
- a CDS encoding MFS transporter, producing MHWSEIPREAKAYMLYHTLIAPGLIVWILFPLYLMETGYSVLEVGAFFTAVNIIAIPLTYLFGRLFNRWDIKKGLIAIDVLDGIAYVLYGLAGGAMAPLMLFVGRTVEKLSTILYPLYRAYEQIIYPEDKYEEIFAWHLRLPEIARLITFPVLGYIFGYLYPGAESYRWAFLFFGLFSAVTVAYIRLFLPSVGREERITPEGFTFKAGEFKLLLAFEALLTLAWALAPELVLINYVVFVLHKTVFEVTLIACASSLASIIGTYASERVPKGRDFQVIGLGMFINAVYALVMALSPPFWLALAVYALGDFGNTLWLPFYRSWQFSLIPKERASEFHAAISSYNRLIGLVTPFIAGALASVHATLPYAASLVLFLVTGALFMWLYKSRTAGAPASKPQP from the coding sequence ATGCACTGGAGTGAAATTCCGAGGGAAGCCAAGGCCTACATGCTCTACCACACACTCATCGCCCCAGGTCTGATAGTCTGGATCCTCTTCCCGCTCTACCTGATGGAGACCGGCTACTCGGTTCTGGAGGTCGGGGCGTTCTTCACGGCCGTCAACATCATCGCGATTCCCTTAACGTACCTCTTCGGCAGGCTGTTCAACCGCTGGGACATCAAGAAGGGCCTCATCGCGATAGACGTACTCGACGGCATCGCCTACGTCCTCTACGGCCTTGCCGGAGGTGCCATGGCCCCCCTCATGCTCTTCGTCGGAAGAACCGTGGAGAAGCTCTCAACGATCCTCTACCCCCTCTATCGAGCCTACGAGCAGATAATCTACCCAGAGGACAAGTACGAGGAGATATTCGCCTGGCACCTCCGTCTGCCGGAGATAGCGAGACTGATAACCTTCCCGGTTCTCGGCTACATCTTCGGCTACCTATATCCCGGCGCGGAGAGCTACCGGTGGGCATTCCTATTCTTCGGTCTCTTCTCGGCCGTTACGGTCGCCTACATCCGGCTCTTCCTGCCATCGGTCGGCAGGGAGGAGAGGATAACGCCGGAGGGATTCACCTTCAAGGCTGGTGAGTTCAAGCTCCTCCTCGCCTTCGAGGCCTTACTAACGCTCGCCTGGGCGCTCGCCCCGGAGCTGGTGCTCATCAACTACGTCGTCTTCGTGCTGCATAAGACGGTCTTTGAGGTAACGCTCATTGCCTGCGCGAGCAGTCTGGCATCGATAATCGGCACCTACGCCAGTGAGAGGGTTCCAAAGGGGAGAGACTTCCAGGTCATCGGCCTCGGAATGTTTATCAACGCGGTCTACGCGCTGGTCATGGCGCTCTCACCGCCCTTCTGGCTGGCGCTGGCGGTGTATGCCCTCGGCGACTTCGGAAACACGCTCTGGCTCCCCTTCTACCGCTCATGGCAGTTCTCGCTGATTCCGAAGGAGCGTGCCAGCGAGTTCCACGCTGCAATATCGAGCTACAACAGGCTTATCGGCCTCGTCACACCATTCATTGCCGGCGCACTGGCGAGCGTCCATGCAACGCTGCCGTACGCGGCGAGCCTGGTGCTGTTTTTGGTAACGGGAGCCCTGTTCATGTGGCTCTACAAATCCAGGACGGCAGGAGCACCGGCGTCTAAACCTCAACCCTAG
- a CDS encoding TIGR02253 family HAD-type hydrolase: MKAVFFDFVGTLITKEGENVTHQNIVREVLKRAGREDLDYVRLWEEYEAESSAMFRELAGKPYVRIREVDTKAMRKVAGRYGFSVPDDFWEISITMHERFGELFPDAVETIKTLKALGLHVGIITDSDNDYIEAHLRALGIYDLFDSITTSEDAGFYKPHEMPFRLALKRASVGGGEAIYVGDNPSKDCVGAKKVGMMSILLDPDGAKRELWGNCDFVVSKLSEVVEIVKGLMGK; the protein is encoded by the coding sequence GTGAAGGCCGTCTTCTTCGATTTCGTGGGCACGCTCATAACGAAGGAGGGCGAAAACGTTACCCATCAGAACATCGTGAGGGAAGTCCTCAAAAGGGCCGGGAGGGAAGACCTCGATTACGTGAGGCTCTGGGAGGAGTACGAGGCCGAGAGTTCCGCCATGTTCAGGGAGCTCGCCGGCAAGCCCTACGTCAGAATACGGGAGGTTGATACCAAGGCCATGAGAAAGGTGGCCGGGCGCTACGGCTTCTCCGTTCCCGACGACTTCTGGGAGATAAGCATCACCATGCACGAGCGCTTTGGGGAGCTCTTCCCAGATGCCGTCGAGACCATCAAGACCCTCAAAGCCCTCGGGCTCCACGTCGGAATCATAACAGACTCTGACAACGACTACATCGAGGCCCACCTCAGGGCCCTCGGAATCTACGACCTGTTCGACAGCATAACGACGAGCGAGGATGCCGGCTTCTACAAGCCCCACGAGATGCCATTCAGGCTCGCCCTCAAAAGGGCCAGCGTTGGAGGGGGCGAGGCCATCTACGTCGGCGACAACCCGTCAAAGGACTGCGTTGGTGCTAAGAAGGTTGGCATGATGAGCATCCTCCTCGACCCGGATGGTGCGAAGAGGGAGCTGTGGGGCAACTGCGACTTCGTGGTCTCGAAACTTAGCGAGGTCGTTGAAATCGTGAAGGGACTGATGGGAAAATGA
- a CDS encoding ASCH domain-containing protein, with protein MRVYHLRVREEYLEYIKSGEKRIEVRVAYPALRGIKAGDKLIFNDTIPAVVTGVKRYETFRQVLREEPIKKIFPDEPSFERAVKRFHGMYPKWKENRYGVIAIKFKLLGEGR; from the coding sequence ATGAGGGTTTATCACTTGAGGGTTCGCGAGGAGTACCTGGAGTATATAAAGTCCGGAGAAAAGCGGATCGAGGTCAGGGTTGCGTATCCAGCCCTTAGGGGCATAAAAGCGGGAGACAAGCTCATATTCAACGACACGATTCCCGCCGTAGTGACCGGTGTAAAGCGCTACGAGACCTTCCGGCAGGTTCTGAGGGAGGAGCCCATAAAGAAGATATTCCCGGACGAACCGAGCTTTGAGAGGGCGGTTAAGAGGTTCCACGGCATGTACCCAAAGTGGAAGGAGAACCGCTACGGAGTAATCGCCATAAAGTTCAAGCTCCTCGGTGAGGGGAGATGA
- a CDS encoding GNAT family N-acetyltransferase, which yields MNPTIREAQPEDRPFIEEIARLTWGGEDYLARVFDDWVKDGNFYVLELGGKVIGTAKLTLLPGKVGWLEGLRVHPDYRGRGYGRLLHSFMLELGEGLAREGRIEALEFSTYFLNRESIAMAKRDGFSIIAKFFNMGAKVSTFEPEAVERAELSIDDLAFGIVPLGWKFVHRSEEALRWLREKGEVYEINGFKFLTPKGEATFTPLSTGLACLRAMLPGMAWAAMKMGREEFDLMIPSGMKPVLPGLKRLGLFLWDETEEPNVLVFRKKLP from the coding sequence ATGAACCCAACCATCCGCGAAGCCCAACCCGAGGACAGGCCCTTCATCGAGGAGATAGCGCGTTTAACCTGGGGTGGTGAGGACTATCTGGCGAGGGTCTTCGACGATTGGGTCAAGGACGGGAACTTCTACGTCCTTGAGCTCGGTGGGAAAGTAATAGGAACTGCCAAGCTCACCCTTTTGCCGGGAAAAGTTGGCTGGCTGGAGGGACTTCGCGTTCACCCTGACTACCGCGGCAGGGGATACGGAAGGCTCTTGCACAGCTTCATGCTCGAACTGGGCGAGGGGCTCGCCCGGGAGGGAAGGATCGAAGCCCTTGAGTTCTCCACGTACTTCCTGAACAGGGAGAGCATTGCGATGGCGAAGAGGGACGGGTTCTCAATAATCGCGAAGTTCTTCAACATGGGGGCAAAGGTTTCCACCTTCGAACCGGAGGCCGTCGAGAGGGCGGAGCTGAGCATTGATGACCTGGCCTTTGGTATCGTCCCCCTTGGCTGGAAATTTGTTCACAGAAGCGAGGAAGCCCTGAGATGGCTGAGGGAAAAGGGAGAGGTGTACGAGATCAACGGCTTCAAGTTTCTTACCCCGAAAGGGGAGGCAACGTTTACCCCTCTTTCCACGGGCCTAGCGTGCCTAAGGGCTATGCTTCCGGGAATGGCGTGGGCTGCCATGAAAATGGGGCGGGAAGAGTTCGACCTCATGATTCCCAGCGGCATGAAACCCGTCCTCCCGGGACTGAAAAGGCTCGGCCTCTTCCTCTGGGACGAGACAGAGGAACCGAACGTGCTGGTGTTCAGGAAGAAACTCCCGTAA
- a CDS encoding A24 family peptidase C-terminal domain-containing protein, which produces MDYVPLILGLVMGVVTSYTDIKTGFVFDTHIFPTLTLIGKLLGWEEEEEGEEDLPGWVSKLIIPAVEVGILYYIYLGISRGDALLAASGFMGLMLGLILGLLLYYLGAWASGDAVILAGFSALLPYAPATASVVAPYTVEYPLYPLTILINSIIAVFPFIFLYSLGVLIARRKFGELKGIFTDRARLTLEVSLWIMAALGLRLILHDLTGVSMAGIWSWLFTIAVIYALGKFRKAGDLMGLAVLAYLVYQEPSAAVVAFLRLLAVLYIFKVFLSLVKFMRTGILMEEVTVDELREWDILGETVFEKDGEILRDRTDPFTRIKNALLSADLSALHPDYGRVIASPTAEGLTGEQIEELKRLVEEGKLENLFLRKKSMPFAPALFLGFLISYFWGDIFWWIQLKMAGL; this is translated from the coding sequence ATGGATTACGTTCCCCTGATTCTGGGGCTGGTTATGGGAGTCGTTACTTCATATACCGATATAAAGACCGGATTCGTTTTTGACACCCACATCTTCCCGACGCTAACCCTCATAGGAAAGCTCCTCGGATGGGAGGAAGAAGAGGAAGGGGAGGAAGACCTTCCGGGATGGGTTTCAAAGCTCATAATACCCGCCGTCGAGGTCGGGATACTCTATTACATATACCTCGGAATCAGCCGGGGGGATGCACTCCTGGCCGCATCGGGATTCATGGGGCTTATGTTGGGCCTCATCCTGGGGCTTCTCCTGTACTACCTTGGGGCATGGGCAAGCGGCGACGCGGTGATACTCGCCGGATTTTCCGCACTCCTGCCCTACGCACCGGCAACGGCCTCGGTCGTTGCCCCATACACCGTTGAGTATCCCCTCTACCCCCTGACGATACTGATCAACAGCATCATAGCGGTGTTTCCCTTCATCTTCCTTTACTCCCTCGGCGTGCTCATCGCCAGGAGGAAGTTCGGGGAGCTGAAAGGTATATTCACCGACAGGGCGAGGCTTACACTTGAGGTCTCCCTCTGGATAATGGCCGCCCTCGGCCTCAGGCTGATTCTCCACGACCTGACCGGGGTGTCCATGGCTGGAATCTGGTCGTGGCTCTTCACGATAGCAGTCATCTACGCCCTGGGGAAGTTCAGGAAAGCGGGGGATCTCATGGGACTTGCGGTGCTGGCATACCTGGTCTATCAAGAACCATCTGCGGCAGTGGTGGCGTTTCTGAGGCTCCTTGCCGTGCTGTACATCTTCAAGGTCTTCCTATCCCTCGTAAAGTTCATGCGCACCGGGATCCTGATGGAAGAGGTCACGGTGGATGAGCTCAGGGAGTGGGACATTCTGGGTGAGACCGTCTTTGAGAAGGACGGAGAAATCCTCAGGGACAGGACGGATCCATTCACAAGGATAAAGAACGCCCTCCTGAGTGCCGACCTGAGCGCCCTCCACCCGGACTACGGCAGGGTTATAGCGTCCCCAACAGCCGAGGGACTGACCGGGGAGCAGATAGAAGAGCTGAAACGCCTCGTTGAGGAGGGAAAACTCGAAAACCTCTTCCTAAGGAAGAAGTCGATGCCCTTCGCTCCGGCCCTCTTCCTCGGCTTCCTGATAAGCTACTTCTGGGGCGATATCTTCTGGTGGATTCAGCTCAAGATGGCGGGGCTGTAA
- a CDS encoding tRNA (cytidine(56)-2'-O)-methyltransferase: protein MIAVLRLGHRPERDKRITTHVALTARAFGADKIIIAAEEDEHVRESVEDVVRRWGGPFEIAFDPGWKRILREWKERGGVIVHLTMYGVHIDDAMPGIREELKDGRDILVVVGAEKVPRDVYDIADYNVGVGNQPHSEVAALAVFLDRLLDGEGLRKEFQNAKLRIIPQERGKKIIELE, encoded by the coding sequence ATGATAGCCGTTCTGAGACTCGGACACAGGCCCGAGAGGGACAAGAGGATAACCACCCACGTGGCACTGACGGCGAGGGCCTTTGGGGCGGATAAAATAATCATCGCCGCCGAGGAAGACGAGCACGTGAGGGAGAGCGTCGAGGACGTTGTTCGGAGGTGGGGAGGACCCTTTGAGATAGCCTTCGACCCCGGCTGGAAGAGAATTCTGAGGGAGTGGAAGGAGCGGGGAGGGGTGATAGTCCACCTCACGATGTACGGAGTTCACATCGACGACGCCATGCCGGGGATCAGGGAAGAGCTGAAGGATGGAAGGGACATCCTCGTCGTAGTCGGTGCCGAAAAGGTGCCGAGGGATGTCTACGACATCGCCGATTACAACGTCGGCGTGGGGAACCAGCCTCACAGCGAGGTCGCGGCTCTGGCCGTGTTCCTCGACAGGCTCCTCGACGGGGAGGGCTTGAGGAAGGAGTTCCAGAACGCAAAGCTCAGAATAATCCCGCAGGAGAGGGGCAAAAAGATAATCGAGCTGGAGTGA
- a CDS encoding class III signal peptide-containing protein yields the protein MRRAQGALEYLFMLAAVLILVTIAARVVLNSTRNLNDAISNYTTQIRKQILEDL from the coding sequence ATGAGACGAGCCCAGGGAGCCCTCGAGTACCTGTTCATGCTGGCGGCGGTGCTCATTCTGGTAACCATAGCGGCCAGGGTTGTCCTCAACAGCACGAGGAACCTCAACGATGCAATATCAAACTACACCACCCAGATAAGGAAACAGATCCTCGAAGACCTATGA
- a CDS encoding type II toxin-antitoxin system VapC family toxin, translating into MRSYLVDSSVILEALKGNPRAREVLNGLGNNPKFINSVIFSEVLFIFLKNITGKSYRTLRGNREELLKHRNEISKLHRFLRENFSELPLTEEVSDLAFELMMKHALLPNDAIILATAKFYGVTLVTLDSDFVDAAKNEEISLIGGESDG; encoded by the coding sequence ATGAGGAGCTATTTGGTTGATTCTTCCGTAATCCTTGAGGCCCTCAAGGGGAATCCTAGGGCGAGGGAGGTGCTGAACGGCCTTGGGAACAACCCCAAGTTCATAAACTCCGTGATATTCAGCGAGGTGCTCTTCATATTCCTGAAGAACATCACCGGGAAAAGCTACCGCACGTTAAGGGGCAACAGAGAGGAACTTCTTAAGCATCGGAACGAGATTTCCAAGCTCCACAGGTTCCTACGCGAGAACTTCTCAGAGCTTCCCCTAACGGAAGAGGTAAGCGACCTCGCTTTTGAACTGATGATGAAACATGCCCTTCTCCCCAACGACGCTATAATCCTTGCTACGGCGAAATTCTACGGAGTGACCTTGGTGACGCTTGATTCCGACTTCGTGGATGCCGCCAAAAACGAAGAAATTTCCCTGATTGGAGGTGAAAGTGATGGTTAA
- a CDS encoding S-adenosyl-l-methionine hydroxide adenosyltransferase family protein has translation MITLTTDFGLRGPYVGEMKAAMLRLNPEAVIVDVSHSITRHSVLEGSFVMEQVVKYSPEGTVHVGVIDPGVGTERRAVIIEGEQFLVVPDNGLATLPLKHIKAKRAWEIDFERVKHFTKWEISSTFHGRDVFGPVGALLDAWVEPEKLGNEIPLESLIRLDVEPRREDGLWLLKVIYIDDFGNVILNLEGYERPKEVELVDLRLRIPYLETYGQVNPGELLALPGSHDYLEIAVNQGSAAEKLGLKVGDEVRVRLV, from the coding sequence ATGATAACGCTGACGACTGACTTCGGCCTGAGGGGCCCTTACGTTGGGGAGATGAAGGCTGCCATGCTGAGGCTCAACCCGGAGGCGGTAATCGTTGATGTCAGCCATTCAATAACCCGGCATTCGGTCCTCGAGGGGTCGTTTGTAATGGAGCAGGTGGTCAAGTACTCTCCCGAGGGAACGGTTCACGTTGGCGTTATTGACCCGGGCGTTGGAACCGAGAGGCGGGCGGTTATAATCGAGGGCGAGCAGTTCCTCGTCGTTCCGGACAACGGCCTGGCCACACTTCCCCTCAAGCACATTAAGGCGAAGAGGGCGTGGGAGATAGACTTCGAGAGGGTAAAGCACTTCACAAAGTGGGAAATAAGCTCGACCTTCCACGGAAGGGACGTTTTTGGCCCCGTTGGGGCGCTCCTTGATGCGTGGGTCGAGCCGGAGAAGCTCGGAAACGAGATCCCGCTGGAAAGCTTAATTAGGCTGGACGTCGAACCGAGGAGGGAAGACGGCCTCTGGCTGCTCAAGGTCATATATATCGACGACTTCGGCAACGTCATACTGAACCTTGAGGGCTACGAAAGGCCCAAGGAAGTCGAGCTGGTTGATCTTCGGCTCAGAATACCCTACCTGGAGACATACGGCCAGGTGAATCCCGGTGAGCTTTTGGCTTTGCCGGGAAGCCACGACTACCTGGAGATAGCCGTCAATCAGGGGAGTGCCGCTGAAAAGCTCGGCCTGAAGGTCGGGGACGAGGTGAGGGTGAGGCTCGTGTAG
- a CDS encoding GNAT family N-acetyltransferase, with the protein MRIKSLETEIERRACIEIVRELPEWFNERGIEAIGRDLTRGETFIAVEDGQVLGFATIKPVSDRALEILWMAVRRGLRGKGIGTRLLLFVEEWAGERGFEVLVVKTSGDLSYKPYEETRRFYEKNGFVRIALIDPYPEWGEPALIYVKCPLKI; encoded by the coding sequence ATGAGAATCAAGTCCCTCGAAACTGAAATTGAAAGGCGCGCCTGCATTGAAATTGTCAGGGAGCTGCCAGAGTGGTTCAACGAGAGGGGAATAGAGGCCATCGGACGGGACTTAACTAGAGGAGAAACGTTCATAGCCGTCGAAGACGGCCAAGTCCTCGGCTTCGCAACGATAAAGCCGGTGAGTGATAGGGCCCTCGAAATCCTCTGGATGGCCGTTAGGAGGGGGCTGAGGGGTAAGGGAATAGGCACGAGGCTGCTCCTGTTCGTCGAAGAGTGGGCGGGGGAGAGGGGCTTTGAGGTTCTCGTCGTCAAGACCTCGGGCGACCTCTCGTATAAGCCCTACGAGGAGACGAGGCGGTTCTATGAAAAGAACGGCTTCGTGAGAATAGCGCTGATTGACCCCTACCCAGAATGGGGCGAGCCGGCGCTGATTTATGTGAAGTGTCCCCTCAAAATTTAA
- a CDS encoding ASCH domain-containing protein, whose amino-acid sequence MRHLEFDGRYAEAILGGKKRATVRLGRRPNLKPGDEVLIHSGGRVIARAVIERVESKKVGELTDEDAFLDGFSDREELIKALKGHYKYVNDDSIAHVIVFRIVERFKNPVMSSDYAYEGNLPVEIAEKALEHLDLPDEDRELLELFLRAGSLRKAAHRLGGMNKRYLIRDALRRAYEELKRRGIMGPKV is encoded by the coding sequence ATGAGGCACCTAGAGTTTGATGGACGCTACGCCGAGGCGATACTGGGGGGAAAGAAGCGGGCAACGGTGAGGCTGGGCAGGAGGCCGAACCTCAAACCCGGGGACGAGGTTCTCATACATTCCGGGGGCAGGGTCATAGCGAGGGCGGTTATCGAGAGGGTCGAGAGCAAGAAGGTGGGCGAGCTCACCGACGAGGACGCTTTTCTGGACGGTTTTTCTGACAGGGAAGAGCTGATAAAGGCCCTCAAAGGCCATTACAAGTACGTCAACGACGACTCCATTGCCCACGTTATAGTCTTTCGCATCGTGGAGCGCTTCAAGAATCCTGTCATGAGTTCGGACTACGCCTACGAGGGCAACCTGCCGGTGGAGATTGCCGAGAAGGCTCTTGAGCACCTCGACCTCCCCGACGAGGACAGGGAACTCCTTGAGCTCTTCCTCCGGGCCGGAAGTCTGAGAAAGGCCGCCCACAGGCTTGGCGGCATGAACAAGAGGTATCTGATCAGGGACGCCCTCAGGAGGGCATACGAGGAGCTGAAAAGGAGGGGAATCATGGGGCCAAAGGTTTGA
- the pgsA gene encoding archaetidylinositol phosphate synthase, translating to MVLNRYRGNVKGYLEAIVRPLAKAGVTPNQITVLGLLISLAGAYFFYLGEQVIAALILLFGSLIDALDGTLARLTGKTSRFGAFLDSTFDRISDGAVFLGIALGNLADWRVAFIAFMGSYLVSYERCRAELAGSGRLAVGIAERAERLLILIFAALFGHVEYGVYLVAVLAWITVLQRMWAAYQRLK from the coding sequence ATGGTTCTCAACAGATACCGCGGGAACGTGAAGGGTTACCTGGAGGCAATCGTCAGGCCCCTCGCGAAGGCCGGCGTCACACCGAACCAGATAACAGTCCTCGGCCTGCTGATAAGCCTTGCCGGTGCTTACTTCTTCTACCTGGGAGAACAGGTCATCGCGGCGCTCATTCTACTTTTCGGCTCGCTTATAGACGCCCTCGATGGAACGCTCGCGAGGCTCACAGGGAAGACGAGCCGCTTCGGGGCCTTCCTCGACTCCACCTTCGACAGGATAAGCGACGGTGCGGTGTTCCTCGGAATAGCCCTCGGGAACCTCGCGGACTGGCGAGTGGCCTTCATCGCCTTCATGGGGAGCTATCTGGTGAGCTACGAGAGGTGCAGGGCGGAGCTGGCCGGTTCAGGGAGGCTGGCCGTTGGAATAGCGGAGAGGGCCGAGAGGCTGCTCATACTCATATTTGCGGCGCTCTTCGGCCACGTCGAGTACGGTGTTTACCTGGTGGCGGTGCTCGCGTGGATAACCGTCCTTCAGAGGATGTGGGCCGCCTACCAGAGGCTCAAATGA
- a CDS encoding nicotinamide-nucleotide adenylyltransferase, translating to MVKRGLFVGRFQPVHNGHIKALEFVFSQVDEVIIGIGSAQASHTLKNPFTTSERMEMLIRALNEAGLEKHYYLIPLPDINFNAIWATYVVSMVPRFDVVFTGNSLVAQLFREKGYEVIVQPMFRKDILSATEIRKRMIEGQPWEELVPRSVAEFIREIKGCERIRMLATNLEKNEKELQAPIRIPEF from the coding sequence ATGGTTAAAAGAGGTCTCTTCGTCGGCCGGTTTCAGCCGGTTCACAACGGGCACATTAAGGCCCTTGAATTCGTTTTTTCCCAGGTTGATGAGGTAATCATAGGAATCGGAAGCGCCCAGGCCAGCCACACGCTGAAGAACCCATTCACGACGAGCGAGAGGATGGAAATGCTCATCAGGGCGCTGAACGAGGCGGGTCTGGAGAAGCACTACTACCTGATTCCTCTCCCGGACATAAACTTCAACGCCATCTGGGCGACCTACGTGGTCAGCATGGTTCCGCGCTTCGACGTCGTCTTCACCGGCAACTCGCTCGTTGCACAGCTCTTCCGCGAGAAGGGCTATGAGGTGATAGTTCAACCGATGTTCAGGAAGGACATCCTCTCGGCGACCGAGATACGGAAGCGCATGATCGAGGGACAGCCCTGGGAGGAGCTTGTGCCCAGGAGCGTGGCCGAGTTCATCAGGGAGATAAAGGGATGTGAAAGGATACGCATGCTCGCGACGAACCTTGAGAAGAACGAGAAGGAGCTGCAGGCACCGATAAGGATTCCGGAGTTCTGA